A genomic stretch from Dehalococcoidia bacterium includes:
- the trpB gene encoding tryptophan synthase subunit beta: MTQTLQETLPDERGRFGQFGGKFVPETLMGAIHELETEYRAAQADEEFQARLQSLSRDYVGRPTTLYYAENLTRELGGARIFIKREDLAHTGAHKINNALGQGLLAQRMGKHRIIAETGAGQHGVATATVCSMLGQECIVYMGEEDIRRQALNVFRMRLLGAEVRSVTSGSRTLKDAINETIRDWVTNVETTHYTIGSVVGPHPYPMMVRDFQAIIGREAREQLLSTVGRLPDYAVACVGGGSNAMGLFYEFVNDESVKLVGVEAGGLGVETGEHAATLTAGQVGVLHGSMSYLLQDEDGQVHEPHSISAGLDYPGVGPEHSWLKDTERAEYVNVTDAQALEGFQLLCSTEGIIPALEPSHALYYISQLAPKLDHEQIILLGLSGRGDKDMDTVAAQLNVEGV; encoded by the coding sequence ATGACGCAGACCTTACAAGAGACTCTACCCGACGAGAGAGGGCGCTTCGGCCAGTTCGGAGGCAAGTTCGTGCCCGAGACGCTCATGGGCGCGATCCACGAGCTCGAGACCGAATACCGTGCCGCCCAGGCCGACGAGGAGTTCCAGGCCAGGCTGCAGAGCCTGTCCCGCGACTACGTCGGCAGGCCCACGACGCTCTACTACGCCGAGAACCTGACACGAGAGCTCGGCGGAGCGCGCATCTTCATCAAGCGCGAGGACCTCGCACACACCGGCGCACACAAGATCAACAACGCGCTCGGACAGGGCCTGCTCGCCCAGCGGATGGGCAAGCACCGCATCATCGCCGAGACCGGCGCCGGGCAGCACGGCGTCGCCACCGCCACCGTCTGCTCCATGCTCGGTCAGGAGTGCATCGTCTACATGGGCGAGGAGGACATCCGTCGCCAGGCGCTCAACGTGTTCAGGATGAGGCTTCTAGGCGCAGAGGTTAGGTCAGTAACCAGCGGCAGCCGCACCCTCAAGGACGCCATCAACGAGACGATCCGCGACTGGGTCACCAACGTCGAGACGACCCATTACACCATAGGGAGCGTCGTCGGCCCGCACCCGTATCCCATGATGGTGCGCGACTTCCAGGCCATCATCGGCCGCGAGGCCCGTGAGCAGCTGCTGTCCACCGTAGGCAGGCTGCCCGACTACGCCGTCGCCTGCGTCGGAGGTGGTTCCAACGCGATGGGCCTGTTCTACGAGTTCGTCAATGACGAGAGCGTGAAGCTCGTCGGTGTCGAAGCCGGAGGACTCGGAGTCGAGACCGGCGAACATGCCGCGACCCTCACCGCTGGTCAGGTCGGAGTGCTGCACGGCAGCATGTCGTACCTGCTCCAGGACGAAGACGGACAGGTCCACGAGCCGCACAGCATATCCGCAGGCCTCGACTATCCTGGCGTGGGACCGGAGCATAGCTGGCTCAAGGACACGGAAAGGGCAGAGTACGTGAACGTCACCGACGCTCAGGCCCTCGAGGGCTTCCAGCTTCTGTGCAGCACCGAGGGCATCATCCCCGCGCTTGAGCCTTCACACGCGCTCTACTACATCTCGCAGCTCGCTCCCAAACTCGACCACGAGCAGATCATCCTGCTTGGTCTCAGCGGCCGTGGCGACAAGGACATGGACACCGTAGCCGCCCAACTGAATGTGGAAGGAGTCTGA
- a CDS encoding ABC-2 family transporter protein: MLNTVYIYARFLEVSIRSQMQYRASFVMLALGYMVTTGLEFVAILVLFDRFGTLVGWSLHEVAFIYGLVNIGFAFADAMSRGFDLFGSMVKSGEFDRLLTRPRSTALQLAGQELTLRRVGRLAQGLIVLMWASVGLELDWSVIKVGLMLGTVVGGICLFMGLVVLQATLAFWTTETLEIMNTVTYGGVETTQYPISIYHPWFRRLFTFGVPLACVSYFPSLAIMGVADPLGSPVWFGYVCPAIGVGFLLVALQVWKFGVRHYLSTGS; the protein is encoded by the coding sequence ATGCTGAACACCGTGTACATATACGCGCGCTTCCTGGAGGTGTCCATCAGAAGCCAGATGCAGTACCGGGCGTCGTTCGTCATGCTGGCGCTGGGGTACATGGTGACGACGGGGCTGGAGTTCGTGGCGATCCTGGTGCTGTTCGACCGGTTCGGGACGCTCGTGGGGTGGTCGTTGCACGAGGTGGCTTTCATCTACGGGCTGGTGAACATCGGGTTCGCGTTTGCTGACGCGATGTCGAGGGGGTTCGACCTGTTCGGCTCGATGGTGAAGTCGGGCGAGTTCGACCGGCTGCTCACGCGGCCGAGGTCGACTGCGCTACAGCTCGCCGGTCAGGAGCTGACGTTGAGGCGCGTCGGGCGGCTCGCGCAGGGTCTGATCGTGCTGATGTGGGCGAGTGTCGGGCTCGAGCTGGACTGGTCGGTGATAAAGGTTGGGCTGATGCTCGGCACGGTGGTGGGCGGCATATGCCTGTTCATGGGGCTGGTGGTGCTGCAGGCGACGCTGGCGTTCTGGACGACGGAGACACTTGAGATCATGAACACGGTCACGTACGGCGGAGTGGAGACGACGCAGTACCCGATCTCGATCTACCATCCGTGGTTCAGGCGGTTATTCACGTTCGGGGTGCCTCTGGCGTGCGTCAGCTACTTCCCATCGCTGGCGATCATGGGAGTGGCGGACCCGCTGGGGTCGCCGGTGTGGTTCGGGTATGTCTGCCCGGCTATCGGGGTCGGGTTCCTGCTCGTGGCGCTACAGGTGTGGAAGTTCGGGGTGCGGCACTACCTGTCGACGGGGAGCTAG
- a CDS encoding MBL fold metallo-hydrolase, protein MSVSLDWLGVSTYRLVVDDLVIFLDAYIDRNPAAAPVGIRVADVQRADYVLVGHSHFDHLWGAERIAHQTGATIVGSHESVRLMEQEDVHGDQLVAVAGGERVRLSDSVTVRVFPSQHSCIWSTTGASGEVCLGDLGLTLDEREANLRNWAAQRASSNVPGMAEAEAHMVECAQRPRGEGGALAYFIETPHGSILWKDTSGHWTGILRDLRPDVALLAAAGRGNIDGEPIQGTLAQFVAREADLLRPRSIVLGHHDNWNPPVTSPTDMEPIERELSRQAPNVELIQMDYLEDYPILGR, encoded by the coding sequence ATGAGCGTTTCGCTGGACTGGTTGGGAGTATCCACCTACAGGCTGGTCGTCGATGACCTCGTCATCTTCCTCGATGCCTACATCGACCGGAACCCGGCGGCGGCGCCGGTCGGCATTCGGGTAGCGGATGTTCAGAGGGCCGATTACGTCCTGGTGGGGCACTCCCACTTCGACCACCTCTGGGGAGCCGAGCGCATCGCCCACCAGACGGGCGCGACCATCGTCGGCTCCCACGAGTCGGTAAGGCTGATGGAACAGGAAGACGTGCACGGTGATCAGTTGGTCGCCGTGGCTGGTGGGGAACGGGTAAGGCTGTCAGACAGCGTAACGGTGCGAGTATTCCCCAGCCAGCACTCATGCATCTGGAGCACCACCGGGGCCTCGGGAGAAGTCTGCCTGGGAGACCTGGGACTGACACTGGACGAACGTGAAGCGAACCTCAGAAACTGGGCGGCCCAACGCGCCTCGTCCAACGTGCCGGGAATGGCAGAGGCAGAAGCCCACATGGTGGAGTGCGCTCAGCGGCCGCGCGGAGAGGGCGGAGCGCTGGCTTACTTCATCGAGACCCCGCACGGCAGCATCCTGTGGAAAGACACCTCGGGGCACTGGACCGGTATCCTGCGCGACCTTCGGCCCGACGTTGCGCTGCTGGCAGCCGCCGGCCGTGGCAATATAGACGGCGAGCCTATCCAGGGTACACTCGCGCAGTTCGTCGCCCGGGAGGCCGACCTGTTGCGTCCCAGGAGCATCGTGCTAGGCCATCACGACAACTGGAACCCGCCCGTCACCAGTCCCACAGACATGGAGCCCATAGAACGCGAGCTCTCCCGCCAGGCCCCCAACGTCGAACTGATCCAGATGGACTACCTTGAGGACTATCCTATCCTGGGCCGGTAA
- a CDS encoding type II toxin-antitoxin system HicA family toxin, producing the protein MRYREVVRKLRRLGCLEVTRKRQSGSHRRWSNPAAGQRASIPDHGRHDLKIGTLRSAIRDLGIDWQEFNDA; encoded by the coding sequence GTGAGATATAGGGAGGTCGTCCGAAAGCTAAGACGACTCGGCTGCCTGGAAGTTACCAGGAAGCGGCAGAGCGGATCTCATAGGCGGTGGTCCAACCCAGCCGCAGGTCAAAGGGCTTCTATACCAGACCATGGTCGCCATGATCTGAAGATCGGCACCCTGCGCTCCGCAATCCGCGACCTCGGCATCGACTGGCAAGAATTCAACGACGCTTAG
- a CDS encoding sulfatase-like hydrolase/transferase: MGCAGNDELDTPNLDRIATTGIRFENFFCASPVCSPARASILTGQIPSQHGVQDFLRKGNSAYSSRDGVEIEYMRGRRSYIEVLAENGYSCGLSGKWHLGRSALPQLGFDYWNVHAEGGGNYYRAPMIEDGEFYQPDGYVTDVITDHALEFLDTQLDSDAPFSLNVHYTAPHAPWGREHHPADVFDRYHDECAFDSVPDEPIHHRQLDKEPGAATLGDTPENRRLALSGYFAAIEEMDRNIGRLLDWLEENGLRENTIVVFNADNGMNMGHHGIWGKGNGTYPPNMFDTAVKVPTLVSRPGHVPQDLVCDRLLSQYDFMPTFLGYLGFEADSDQPLPGRDFSPVLRGESMAGDTPVYVLDEYGPTRMIRTQRWKYVHRYPDGPNELYDLVNDPKETRNLVDDPAYASRVSSLRSDLEAWYDTYVDPRMDGAKNNVTGRGQIGLAGSEDYPKPFADDIVLFHDR; encoded by the coding sequence ATGGGCTGCGCCGGCAACGACGAGCTCGACACGCCCAACCTCGACCGCATCGCTACCACCGGAATCAGGTTTGAGAACTTCTTCTGCGCCTCTCCCGTCTGCTCCCCGGCCCGAGCCTCCATTCTCACCGGCCAGATACCGTCCCAGCACGGCGTCCAGGACTTCCTCCGAAAAGGCAACTCCGCTTATTCGTCTCGGGACGGCGTCGAGATCGAGTACATGCGCGGACGCAGGTCATATATCGAGGTCCTTGCTGAGAACGGCTACTCCTGTGGACTGAGCGGTAAGTGGCACCTCGGACGCTCCGCGCTGCCGCAGCTTGGATTCGACTACTGGAACGTCCACGCTGAAGGCGGCGGCAACTACTACCGCGCACCCATGATCGAGGACGGGGAGTTCTACCAGCCCGACGGCTACGTCACCGACGTCATCACCGATCACGCCCTCGAGTTTCTCGACACGCAGCTCGATTCCGACGCCCCGTTCTCGCTGAACGTTCACTACACGGCACCGCACGCGCCGTGGGGTAGGGAGCACCATCCCGCAGACGTCTTCGACAGGTATCACGACGAGTGCGCCTTCGACTCCGTCCCGGACGAGCCGATTCACCATAGGCAGCTCGACAAGGAACCCGGCGCTGCCACCCTCGGCGACACTCCTGAGAACCGCAGGCTCGCCCTGAGCGGCTACTTCGCCGCGATCGAAGAGATGGACAGGAACATCGGACGTCTGCTCGACTGGCTCGAGGAGAACGGACTGCGTGAGAACACCATCGTTGTCTTCAACGCCGACAATGGCATGAACATGGGCCACCACGGCATCTGGGGCAAGGGCAACGGCACCTACCCGCCCAACATGTTCGACACCGCAGTAAAGGTCCCGACTCTGGTCTCCAGGCCCGGACACGTACCCCAGGACCTCGTCTGCGACAGGCTGCTGAGCCAGTATGACTTTATGCCCACGTTCCTCGGATACCTCGGATTCGAAGCCGACTCAGACCAGCCGCTTCCCGGCAGGGATTTCTCTCCCGTACTCAGGGGCGAGTCGATGGCCGGAGACACCCCAGTCTACGTGCTGGACGAGTACGGCCCCACTCGGATGATCCGCACACAGCGCTGGAAGTACGTCCACCGTTACCCCGACGGCCCCAACGAGCTGTACGATCTCGTCAACGACCCGAAGGAGACCCGCAACCTCGTCGACGACCCCGCATACGCCTCGCGCGTCTCAAGTCTGAGGTCCGACCTCGAAGCCTGGTACGACACCTACGTCGACCCCCGCATGGACGGCGCCAAGAACAACGTCACCGGCCGAGGCCAGATCGGACTCGCCGGCTCCGAAGACTACCCCAAACCCTTCGCAGACGACATAGTCCTCTTCCACGACCGGTAG
- a CDS encoding YebC/PmpR family DNA-binding transcriptional regulator, with protein sequence MAGHSKWKQIKHAKAVTDQRRGKLFTKLAREIIVASQQGGGDPDANFRLRMAIQHAKDNIDRAIKRGTGEGGDGVQMIEAVYEGYGPGGVAIMLETLSDNRNRTVSAVRTTLTRAGGNLAEAGAVSWQFEKRGVITIEADDDEADDLALVAIDAGAEDVDTDDSILQVYSEPSTLEDVRSALESSDASISSSEVSLIPSHTVTLDTRMAGQILRLLDQLEEIDDVQQVYSNADFPDEALANYEG encoded by the coding sequence ATGGCTGGACATTCCAAATGGAAGCAGATCAAACACGCCAAGGCCGTCACCGACCAGCGCCGAGGCAAGCTGTTCACCAAGCTCGCGCGTGAGATCATCGTCGCCTCACAGCAGGGCGGCGGAGACCCCGACGCCAACTTCAGGCTCCGAATGGCGATCCAGCACGCCAAGGACAACATCGACCGCGCCATCAAGCGCGGCACCGGTGAGGGCGGCGACGGCGTCCAGATGATCGAGGCCGTCTACGAGGGTTACGGCCCCGGCGGCGTCGCCATCATGCTCGAGACCCTCTCAGACAACCGCAACCGCACCGTGTCCGCCGTGCGCACCACGCTCACCCGCGCCGGAGGCAACCTCGCCGAGGCCGGCGCAGTCTCCTGGCAGTTCGAGAAGCGCGGAGTGATAACCATCGAGGCCGACGATGACGAGGCCGACGACCTCGCCCTCGTAGCCATTGACGCCGGAGCCGAGGACGTCGACACCGACGACTCGATACTCCAGGTCTACTCAGAACCCAGCACCCTCGAAGATGTCCGAAGCGCCCTCGAGTCCAGCGACGCCTCAATCAGCTCCTCCGAGGTCTCCCTCATCCCAAGCCACACCGTAACCCTAGACACCCGCATGGCCGGACAGATCCTGCGCCTCCTCGACCAGCTCGAAGAGATAGACGACGTCCAGCAGGTCTACTCCAACGCCGACTTCCCCGACGAGGCCCTAGCCAACTACGAAGGGTAG
- a CDS encoding ABC-2 family transporter protein, which produces MISYWAVLSAQFRAMLQYRAAAFAGLGTQVFWGLIRVMTFQAFFRSTTAEQPMELDHVLTYVWLGQAFLAMLPWNQDNDLRALIRTGNVGYELLRPVDLYGFWYCRALAFRTAPTLLRAAPLIAFAGLFMGMNPPDSWGAAGAFVASMIGAILLSSAITTLFSITMMWTISGDGVFALAPGVVGLLSGMLVPIPLFPDWAQTVLNVLPFRGLVDTPYRFYLGHIPAGDLPLQLAHQLVWVAAIVLLGRWLLSLGQRRLVVQGG; this is translated from the coding sequence ATGATTAGCTACTGGGCGGTGCTGAGTGCTCAGTTCAGGGCGATGCTGCAGTACAGGGCGGCGGCGTTTGCGGGTCTGGGCACGCAGGTGTTCTGGGGGCTGATCCGGGTGATGACCTTCCAGGCGTTCTTTCGGTCGACGACCGCTGAGCAGCCTATGGAACTCGACCACGTGTTGACGTACGTGTGGCTGGGGCAGGCGTTTCTCGCGATGCTGCCGTGGAACCAGGACAACGATCTGCGGGCGCTGATCCGTACGGGCAACGTGGGCTATGAGCTGCTGAGGCCGGTCGACCTGTACGGCTTCTGGTACTGTCGCGCGCTGGCGTTTCGCACTGCTCCGACGCTGCTGAGGGCAGCACCGCTGATCGCGTTCGCGGGACTGTTCATGGGCATGAACCCACCGGACTCGTGGGGCGCTGCCGGTGCGTTCGTGGCGTCGATGATCGGGGCAATCCTGCTGAGCAGCGCGATCACGACGCTGTTCAGTATCACCATGATGTGGACGATCTCGGGCGACGGGGTGTTCGCGCTCGCGCCGGGAGTCGTCGGACTGCTGTCGGGGATGCTGGTGCCGATCCCGCTATTCCCGGACTGGGCGCAGACTGTGCTGAACGTCCTGCCGTTCAGGGGGCTGGTGGATACGCCGTACCGGTTCTACCTCGGGCACATCCCGGCGGGTGACCTGCCGCTGCAACTGGCGCACCAGCTGGTGTGGGTCGCGGCGATCGTGCTGCTCGGGCGCTGGCTGCTGTCGCTGGGGCAGCGTCGGCTGGTGGTCCAGGGAGGGTGA
- a CDS encoding type II toxin-antitoxin system HicB family antitoxin — MKMTVKIPLIATVPLDLEPQPEGGYTVTSPVIPGMVTEGDTVEECLVNVSDCFDLMLEIYEDEDKAFPEGMIVVDTDKPVIPAETADTDEDKVMVADL, encoded by the coding sequence ATGAAGATGACCGTCAAGATACCGCTGATAGCGACGGTGCCGCTGGATTTGGAGCCGCAGCCGGAGGGCGGGTACACAGTAACGTCGCCCGTGATCCCGGGGATGGTGACGGAGGGCGATACGGTCGAGGAGTGCCTTGTAAACGTCTCGGACTGCTTCGACTTGATGCTGGAGATATACGAAGACGAAGACAAGGCTTTTCCAGAAGGCATGATCGTCGTGGACACTGACAAGCCTGTCATCCCCGCAGAGACAGCGGACACTGATGAAGACAAAGTGATGGTTGCGGATTTGTGA
- a CDS encoding DUF4349 domain-containing protein — MLRLTHILLSVVLAVVLAGSVVACSSSEEDAAPAPAARAAAAPAGQVSEQQAQSPAPAPPAPAPAAATEPPEQGPAGFDLNRVQTALVQQQRVIIRTVDLELVVGDVASSVDEIAAVARRFGGWVVSSERTSKHDAIVSVRVPAQSLDEAVFGIREVGIEVVSELSSSLDVTEDYVDTKSRLTSLRATEQALLSLFERAVEVEDALEVQNQLATLQANIEAMLGRIRYMEETAAFSLINVSVELPPTVLPVDAGGDRVVRAGEPARYQAHFTPPPGIEEFTFSWDFGDHSSPVTGTGHAPTTVSGQHVTATVSHVYESDIDSPYIVRLKITGTGDAGLAIGSATLRTTVRKIPTIEAYAGSDRTVEQGQSAEYTASFTRSDELANFRYTWDFGDGTAPVTGSPEPGESRITVTHAFDNHRPQAYRVAFTVTADSDAGEVTGSSGFGVRVEESEGLVIAGWSAGKNFREASRALSAVLQVIGTVLIWVATFSPIWATIAVVVFVVVRFKDRPLVSPIARVFSSSPSTPRRVEAEAEPSSEAPTSQEDEVADSEPQSRSD, encoded by the coding sequence ATGCTTAGACTGACCCATATATTGCTGTCAGTCGTGCTCGCTGTAGTACTGGCCGGATCTGTTGTGGCCTGCAGCTCTTCGGAAGAAGACGCCGCCCCGGCTCCGGCGGCCCGGGCAGCCGCCGCACCTGCTGGGCAGGTTTCCGAGCAGCAGGCCCAGAGTCCGGCGCCTGCGCCTCCCGCTCCCGCGCCAGCCGCAGCCACGGAACCACCAGAGCAGGGGCCAGCCGGATTCGACCTGAATAGAGTGCAGACCGCCCTGGTGCAGCAGCAGCGTGTCATCATCAGGACCGTCGATCTGGAACTTGTCGTAGGGGACGTCGCAAGTTCAGTCGACGAAATTGCCGCAGTGGCGCGCCGGTTTGGAGGATGGGTCGTATCGTCCGAGAGGACTTCAAAGCACGATGCTATTGTGTCCGTGCGCGTGCCGGCACAGTCTCTCGACGAGGCGGTCTTTGGTATCAGGGAAGTGGGCATTGAGGTGGTGTCGGAGCTGTCCAGCAGCCTGGACGTCACGGAAGATTATGTCGACACGAAGTCGAGGCTGACCAGCCTTAGAGCCACGGAGCAGGCGTTGCTGAGCCTGTTTGAGCGAGCGGTCGAGGTAGAAGATGCGCTGGAAGTACAGAACCAGCTGGCCACCCTCCAGGCTAACATCGAGGCCATGCTTGGACGGATCAGGTACATGGAGGAGACGGCTGCATTCTCCCTCATAAACGTCAGCGTAGAGCTTCCTCCGACCGTCCTGCCTGTGGACGCGGGTGGTGACCGCGTGGTGAGGGCAGGGGAGCCGGCGAGATATCAGGCCCACTTCACTCCACCGCCAGGGATCGAGGAGTTCACGTTCAGCTGGGACTTCGGCGACCACTCATCGCCTGTCACAGGGACAGGACACGCTCCAACCACCGTCTCTGGTCAGCACGTGACGGCGACGGTCAGTCATGTCTACGAGAGCGACATCGACTCTCCATACATAGTCCGGTTGAAAATCACCGGTACCGGAGACGCGGGGCTTGCAATTGGCTCCGCCACGCTCAGGACGACCGTCAGGAAGATTCCGACCATCGAGGCGTACGCCGGGTCCGACCGCACAGTCGAACAGGGACAGAGTGCCGAGTACACGGCCTCCTTCACGAGGTCGGATGAGCTGGCCAACTTCCGTTACACCTGGGACTTTGGCGACGGTACCGCCCCTGTGACTGGTAGCCCCGAGCCGGGCGAGTCCAGGATCACTGTCACGCACGCATTCGACAACCATCGCCCGCAGGCGTACCGGGTTGCCTTCACCGTAACCGCGGACAGCGACGCGGGTGAGGTCACCGGGTCGTCCGGTTTCGGAGTGCGAGTGGAGGAGTCGGAGGGACTGGTAATCGCCGGGTGGAGCGCAGGCAAGAACTTCAGGGAAGCGAGCAGGGCGCTGTCCGCTGTGCTGCAGGTGATCGGGACCGTGTTGATATGGGTCGCTACGTTCAGTCCGATCTGGGCGACCATCGCAGTGGTCGTCTTCGTGGTGGTCAGATTTAAAGACCGCCCCTTAGTAAGTCCAATTGCAAGGGTCTTCAGCAGCAGCCCCAGTACCCCAAGACGGGTCGAAGCCGAGGCTGAACCCAGCTCAGAAGCGCCGACCTCTCAAGAGGACGAGGTTGCCGATAGTGAGCCGCAGAGCAGAAGTGACTAG